From Microbacterium invictum, the proteins below share one genomic window:
- the cobA gene encoding uroporphyrinogen-III C-methyltransferase, whose protein sequence is MTTIMGLELSGRLAVLVGGGDVAGRRLRRLLEGGAQVRLVAPDLAEGTAELAAHHHVEWVRDRFRPAHLEGAWLAHTATGDRTADAAVVAACDAARIWCVNAGSGAHGSARFTAETRSDDVQIGVVSASGVDPRRSGRLRDAIAARLREGTLPVRRVREGAGSVHLVGGGPGPEDLITVRGRRLIAEADVIVHDRLGPTGVLTELEPGVEVIDVGKAPGRHTMTQEQIGRVLVDRARAGARVVRLKGGDPFVYGRGGEEVAACLKAGVPIEVVPGISSVIAVPQAAGIPVTHRGVAGAVHVVNGQDEVTAATVSALNDAATTVIVIMGVSAIGRFTAAALKSGTDPRRPVAFIENGHSPAQRTIRTTLGEAADDAARHALRNPSVIVIGEVARADLLLPVSDLALERA, encoded by the coding sequence ATGACGACGATCATGGGCCTGGAACTGAGCGGCCGGCTGGCCGTGCTCGTCGGCGGCGGCGACGTCGCCGGGCGACGGCTGCGGCGGCTACTCGAGGGCGGTGCACAGGTGCGCCTCGTTGCCCCTGACCTCGCCGAGGGGACGGCCGAGCTCGCCGCCCACCACCACGTGGAGTGGGTCCGCGACAGGTTCCGTCCCGCTCACCTCGAGGGAGCGTGGCTCGCGCACACCGCTACCGGCGACCGCACCGCCGACGCCGCCGTGGTCGCCGCCTGCGACGCCGCGCGCATCTGGTGCGTCAACGCCGGCAGCGGCGCACACGGCAGCGCGCGTTTCACGGCCGAGACGCGCAGCGATGATGTGCAGATCGGCGTCGTCTCGGCATCCGGAGTCGACCCGCGTCGCAGCGGCCGCCTGCGCGACGCGATCGCCGCCCGCCTGCGAGAGGGAACGCTCCCGGTGCGGCGCGTGCGCGAGGGCGCCGGGTCCGTGCACCTGGTCGGCGGTGGACCCGGCCCCGAGGATCTGATCACCGTGCGCGGCCGCCGGCTGATCGCCGAGGCGGACGTGATCGTCCACGACCGCCTCGGCCCCACCGGTGTGCTCACCGAGCTGGAGCCGGGCGTCGAGGTCATCGACGTGGGCAAAGCACCCGGCCGCCACACCATGACCCAGGAGCAGATCGGCCGCGTGCTCGTCGATCGCGCCCGTGCCGGAGCGCGGGTCGTCCGGCTCAAGGGCGGCGACCCGTTCGTCTACGGCCGCGGCGGTGAAGAGGTCGCGGCGTGCCTGAAGGCCGGAGTGCCGATCGAGGTGGTGCCCGGCATCAGCAGCGTGATCGCGGTGCCCCAGGCGGCCGGCATCCCGGTGACCCATCGTGGCGTCGCGGGTGCGGTGCACGTCGTCAACGGTCAGGACGAGGTCACCGCCGCCACCGTGTCGGCCCTGAACGATGCGGCGACCACCGTCATCGTCATCATGGGGGTCAGTGCAATCGGCCGGTTCACTGCGGCAGCACTGAAGTCCGGCACCGACCCCCGCCGTCCGGTCGCGTTCATCGAGAACGGACATTCGCCCGCTCAGCGCACGATCCGGACGACGCTCGGAGAAGCGGCGGACGACGCCGCACGACATGCGCTGCGCAACCCGAGCGTCATCGTGATCGGAGAGGTCGCGCGAGCCGACCTGCTGCTGCCGGTGAGCGACCTGGCCCTCGAACGCGCATGA
- a CDS encoding bifunctional nitrate reductase/sulfite reductase flavoprotein subunit alpha: MSTPTAPATSRAVCSYCGVGCGLTVTRERDDAGVERVGAVSGDKAHPTNRGRLCTKGATHLELMTAPGRMTSALVRTARGAAPGSVPLDEAVRLAGERLREIVAAHGPDAVAVYVSGQMSIEAQYLANKLVKGYLRGIHIESNSRLCMASAGTGYKQSLGADGPPGSYEDLDRADLFLVIGSNIADCHPILHLRMADRLKQGARLIVVDPRRTASAERADLFLQIRPGTDLALLNGLLHLLVAAGDIDDAFIDAHTSGWEEMPAFLLDFTADRVAAVTGLAEEDIRTAARWIGEAGDWMTLWTMGLNQSTHGTWNTNAICNLHLATGAICRPGSGPFSLTGQPNAMGGREMGYMGPGLPGQRTVLSAEDRAYMEHAWNLEPGALRAHSGPGTIELFRGMAAGDIKAAWIICTNPVASVGNRSTVIDGLQNTDLVIVQDVYADTATAAYADILLPAALWVESDAVSVNSDRTVSLSARAADAPGDARPDWDLICGVARAMGYAEGFDFGAAEEVFDELRQFWNPQTGWDMRGITYDRLRTGPVQWPSPAGDADTRHPIRYRNDGVSQSLHVAGDGTVPALAFPTPDRRARFLARPHMDPAEMPDDEYPFTLNTGRLPHQWHTMTKTGRVAKLMKLTPEPFVEVHPVDAAALGIAPGDRVEVTSRRGSAVLAAVITDRVHAGGAFAPFHWNDQHGELLTVNAVTQDAVDSDSLQPELKITAVALRRVGPAPMPASMPLPAATAPELDDTERLYLAAFLSAVHAEPTVEGLIPVVPPNAPVSAAARAWFDGLLAGTYSRIPAAGSQTSATDREVVVLWASQTGNAEELATTAASTLGGRGFAVRTASMSEVRATELTAMRDVLVITSTFGDGEAPDNGRDFWRELADDAAPALPGLRYAVLAMGDSSYDRFCGHGRSIDERLAALGATPLLPRLDCESDFADAASAWLDAALEVLLDGPAPATTPEAPASTPAARLFTRANPVPGRRALNRLLSGEGSAKEVRQIGFDLSMTGARYRAGDSLGVICANRAPLVDEWLAAAGVSAGEIVEVDGRERTMADALRDRLDVTKITPALLDFLAERSRDGELAALLRRENRIRRDQFLWAQQAVDLVHRFPVIATAQEWADVLPKLQPRQYSISSSPKTDPAELQLTVSTVRFTTEQGRRRGGVGSTFLADGTGDVSMFLQSTAHFRPPADPGAAMIMIGPGTGIAPFRAFLHDRRADGHTGRNWLFFGEQHAGSDFYYRDELLAMHDDRFLTRLDLAFSRDQRQKVYVQHRMLEHGARLWSWLQDGASLYVCGDAARMARDVDDTLLDILARHGGMSAEEAAEYRRVLVAEHRYVRDVY, from the coding sequence ATGAGCACTCCGACCGCGCCCGCGACCTCGCGTGCCGTGTGCTCGTACTGCGGGGTCGGATGCGGGCTCACCGTCACCCGCGAGCGCGACGACGCGGGTGTGGAGCGCGTGGGGGCGGTGTCCGGCGACAAGGCGCATCCGACCAACCGCGGCCGGCTGTGCACCAAGGGCGCGACCCACCTGGAGCTCATGACGGCGCCCGGCCGGATGACCAGCGCGCTCGTGCGGACGGCGCGGGGCGCGGCCCCGGGATCCGTCCCACTCGACGAAGCCGTCCGCCTGGCGGGGGAGCGGCTGCGCGAGATCGTCGCCGCGCACGGGCCGGATGCCGTGGCGGTGTACGTCTCGGGACAGATGTCGATCGAGGCCCAGTATCTGGCGAACAAGCTGGTGAAGGGGTACCTGCGCGGCATCCACATCGAGTCGAACTCGCGTCTGTGCATGGCCTCGGCGGGCACCGGCTACAAGCAGTCGCTCGGTGCCGACGGCCCGCCCGGCTCGTACGAGGATCTCGACCGGGCCGACCTGTTCCTCGTGATCGGCTCGAACATCGCCGACTGCCATCCGATCCTGCACCTGCGCATGGCCGATCGGCTCAAGCAGGGCGCTCGGCTGATCGTCGTCGATCCGCGGCGGACGGCGTCGGCCGAACGCGCCGACCTGTTCCTGCAGATCAGGCCGGGCACAGACCTGGCGCTGCTGAACGGGTTGCTCCACCTGCTCGTCGCCGCGGGCGACATCGACGACGCGTTCATCGACGCGCACACGAGCGGCTGGGAGGAGATGCCGGCGTTCCTGCTCGATTTCACCGCTGACCGCGTCGCGGCCGTGACGGGTCTGGCCGAGGAGGACATCCGGACGGCAGCACGCTGGATCGGCGAGGCCGGCGACTGGATGACCCTGTGGACGATGGGCCTCAACCAGTCCACGCATGGCACGTGGAACACCAACGCCATCTGCAACCTGCACCTCGCGACCGGCGCGATCTGCCGGCCGGGCAGCGGGCCGTTCTCGCTCACCGGCCAGCCCAACGCGATGGGCGGCCGTGAGATGGGGTACATGGGGCCGGGGCTGCCGGGGCAGCGCACGGTGCTCTCGGCCGAGGACCGGGCGTACATGGAGCACGCCTGGAACCTCGAGCCCGGTGCGCTGCGCGCGCACTCCGGGCCCGGCACCATCGAGCTGTTCCGCGGCATGGCCGCCGGAGACATCAAGGCCGCGTGGATCATCTGCACGAACCCCGTCGCCTCGGTCGGCAACCGGTCCACCGTCATCGACGGACTCCAGAACACGGATCTGGTGATCGTGCAGGACGTCTACGCTGACACCGCCACGGCCGCCTACGCCGACATCCTGCTGCCGGCGGCGCTCTGGGTGGAATCGGACGCGGTGAGTGTCAACAGCGACCGCACGGTGAGCCTCAGCGCACGTGCGGCCGACGCACCCGGCGATGCGCGGCCGGACTGGGACCTCATCTGCGGTGTGGCCCGCGCGATGGGCTATGCGGAGGGGTTCGACTTCGGCGCGGCGGAGGAGGTGTTCGACGAGCTGCGGCAGTTCTGGAACCCGCAGACCGGATGGGACATGCGCGGCATCACCTATGACCGGCTGCGCACCGGTCCCGTGCAATGGCCGAGCCCCGCCGGCGACGCCGACACCCGGCATCCCATCCGGTACCGCAATGACGGGGTGAGCCAGAGCCTGCATGTCGCCGGCGACGGCACCGTGCCGGCACTGGCATTCCCGACACCCGATCGGCGCGCACGCTTCCTCGCCCGGCCGCACATGGACCCCGCCGAGATGCCCGACGACGAGTATCCGTTCACGCTCAACACCGGCCGGCTGCCGCACCAGTGGCACACCATGACCAAGACCGGGCGGGTCGCCAAGCTGATGAAGCTCACGCCCGAGCCGTTCGTCGAAGTGCACCCCGTGGATGCCGCGGCTCTGGGCATCGCCCCGGGGGACCGCGTCGAGGTCACCTCCCGCCGCGGGAGCGCCGTGCTCGCCGCCGTGATCACCGATCGGGTGCACGCGGGAGGCGCCTTCGCACCGTTCCACTGGAACGACCAGCACGGCGAGCTGCTGACCGTCAACGCCGTCACCCAGGACGCCGTCGACTCCGACAGCCTGCAGCCCGAGCTGAAGATCACTGCGGTCGCGCTGCGGCGGGTCGGGCCGGCTCCGATGCCCGCGTCGATGCCTCTGCCCGCGGCGACCGCTCCCGAACTGGATGACACCGAGCGTCTGTACCTGGCGGCGTTCCTGTCCGCCGTGCACGCCGAACCGACGGTCGAAGGGCTCATCCCCGTGGTGCCGCCGAATGCCCCGGTCAGCGCAGCGGCGCGCGCCTGGTTCGACGGACTGCTGGCCGGCACGTACTCGCGCATCCCGGCCGCGGGGTCGCAGACCTCCGCGACCGACCGCGAAGTGGTCGTGCTGTGGGCCTCGCAGACCGGCAACGCCGAAGAGCTCGCGACCACCGCTGCGTCGACATTGGGCGGCCGGGGGTTCGCGGTGCGCACGGCCAGCATGAGCGAGGTGCGCGCGACCGAACTGACCGCGATGCGCGACGTGCTCGTGATCACCTCGACCTTCGGCGACGGCGAGGCACCAGACAACGGTCGCGACTTCTGGCGTGAGCTGGCCGACGACGCAGCGCCGGCCCTGCCCGGACTCCGCTACGCCGTACTCGCCATGGGCGACTCCAGCTACGACCGGTTCTGCGGGCACGGCCGCAGCATCGACGAACGGCTCGCCGCGCTGGGCGCGACGCCGTTGCTGCCTCGCCTGGACTGCGAGTCGGACTTCGCCGACGCGGCGTCGGCGTGGCTCGATGCGGCGCTCGAGGTGCTCCTCGACGGGCCTGCTCCTGCCACGACGCCGGAGGCCCCGGCATCCACCCCCGCCGCGCGCCTGTTCACCCGCGCGAACCCGGTGCCGGGTCGACGCGCCCTCAACCGGCTGCTCAGCGGCGAAGGATCGGCCAAAGAAGTGCGACAGATCGGCTTCGACCTGTCGATGACGGGCGCCCGGTATCGCGCGGGCGACTCGCTCGGCGTGATCTGCGCCAACAGGGCACCGCTGGTGGACGAGTGGCTGGCGGCGGCGGGCGTGTCGGCGGGTGAGATCGTCGAGGTCGATGGCCGGGAACGGACGATGGCCGATGCACTCCGTGACCGGCTCGACGTGACCAAGATCACACCGGCACTGCTGGACTTCCTCGCCGAGCGCAGCCGTGACGGCGAGCTGGCGGCGCTGCTCCGGCGTGAGAACAGGATCCGGCGCGATCAGTTCCTGTGGGCGCAGCAGGCGGTCGATCTCGTGCACCGGTTCCCCGTGATCGCGACCGCGCAGGAGTGGGCCGATGTGCTGCCGAAGCTGCAGCCGCGCCAGTATTCCATCTCGTCCAGCCCCAAGACTGACCCCGCCGAGTTGCAGCTGACCGTGTCGACGGTGCGGTTCACGACCGAGCAGGGACGTCGGCGGGGCGGGGTCGGTTCGACATTCCTCGCCGACGGCACGGGCGACGTCTCGATGTTCCTGCAGTCCACCGCGCACTTCCGCCCGCCGGCCGACCCGGGCGCGGCCATGATCATGATCGGGCCGGGCACCGGCATCGCGCCGTTCCGCGCGTTCCTGCACGACCGGCGCGCCGACGGCCACACCGGCCGGAACTGGCTGTTCTTCGGAGAGCAGCACGCGGGCTCGGACTTCTACTACCGCGACGAGCTGCTCGCGATGCACGACGACCGGTTCCTCACGCGGCTGGATCTCGCCTTCTCGCGCGACCAGCGGCAGAAGGTGTACGTGCAGCACCGGATGCTGGAACACGGCGCCCGGCTCTGGTCATGGCTGCAGGACGGCGCGTCGCTGTACGTCTGCGGCGACGCAGCACGGATGGCCCGCGACGTCGACGACACCCTGCTCGACATCCTCGCCCGGCACGGCGGGATGTCGGCCGAGGAGGCTGCCGAGTACCGGAGGGTGCTCGTCGCCGAGCACCGGTACGTCCGCGACGTGTACTAG
- a CDS encoding MFS transporter produces the protein MTTTVTSAPITGAPRVLSRRPGRWIDGWNAEDPQLWEAEGRAIARRNLGWSIFAEFLGFIVWQLWSIVVVMLPAAGFTLTSSELFWLISVPSLVGATLRFPYTFMVAVVGGRNWTIISAGLLLIPATLLGFVVSDPGTPFWALLVVAALGGVGGGNFASSMSNITYFFPQREKGWALGLNAAGGNLGTSVAQFAVPIVVTLGAGTTLNIALAGWMWIPLIIVAMLGAWRCMDNLSHAKADFAGTAAALREPHLWLMSLLYIGTFGSFIGFASVFPKLIADQFPQLSTIQIGHAAVSLAFLGALIGSLARPYGGRLADRLGGARVTVVALSAMALGAVSLVWTMPLQNFGVFLACFLVLFAATGIGNGSTYRMIPSIFAARAIATGAEPGSAAAAVFARKGAAALGLISAIGAYGGFVIPQVLNASQLVTGGYAVAFYGFVAAYLALIALTVAVYIVPRASLAHRRI, from the coding sequence ATGACCACCACCGTCACGTCCGCGCCGATCACCGGCGCACCCCGTGTCCTCTCCCGCAGGCCGGGCCGGTGGATCGACGGCTGGAACGCTGAGGACCCGCAGCTGTGGGAAGCCGAGGGCCGCGCAATCGCCCGGCGGAACCTGGGATGGTCGATCTTCGCGGAGTTCCTCGGATTCATCGTCTGGCAGCTGTGGAGCATCGTCGTGGTGATGCTGCCGGCGGCCGGATTCACGCTCACCAGCTCGGAGCTGTTCTGGCTCATCTCGGTGCCGAGCCTGGTGGGCGCGACCCTCCGCTTCCCGTACACGTTCATGGTGGCCGTCGTCGGCGGGCGCAACTGGACGATCATCTCAGCCGGCCTGCTGCTGATCCCGGCGACGCTGCTGGGCTTCGTGGTCTCCGATCCCGGTACCCCGTTCTGGGCGCTGCTGGTCGTCGCCGCGCTGGGCGGTGTCGGCGGAGGCAACTTCGCCAGCTCGATGTCGAACATCACGTACTTCTTCCCGCAGCGCGAGAAGGGCTGGGCGCTCGGACTGAACGCGGCCGGCGGCAACCTCGGCACCTCGGTGGCGCAATTCGCCGTCCCCATCGTGGTCACCCTCGGCGCCGGAACCACGCTGAACATCGCCCTCGCCGGCTGGATGTGGATCCCGCTGATCATCGTCGCGATGCTGGGTGCCTGGCGGTGCATGGACAACCTCTCCCACGCGAAGGCCGACTTCGCGGGCACGGCGGCGGCCCTGCGCGAGCCCCACCTGTGGCTCATGTCACTGCTGTACATCGGTACGTTCGGATCGTTCATCGGGTTCGCGAGCGTGTTCCCCAAGCTCATCGCCGACCAGTTCCCCCAGCTGTCGACGATCCAGATCGGGCACGCCGCGGTCTCGCTGGCCTTCCTCGGCGCCCTCATCGGGTCGCTTGCCCGGCCCTACGGCGGACGCCTCGCCGACCGACTCGGCGGTGCCCGGGTGACCGTCGTCGCGCTGTCGGCCATGGCACTGGGGGCGGTGAGCCTGGTGTGGACGATGCCGCTGCAGAACTTCGGCGTGTTCCTGGCGTGCTTCCTGGTGCTGTTCGCCGCCACCGGCATCGGCAACGGCTCGACCTACCGGATGATCCCGAGCATCTTCGCCGCCCGGGCGATCGCGACCGGTGCCGAACCGGGCAGCGCCGCGGCGGCCGTGTTCGCCCGCAAGGGCGCCGCCGCCCTCGGCCTCATCTCCGCCATCGGCGCGTACGGCGGGTTCGTGATCCCGCAGGTGCTCAACGCCTCGCAGCTGGTCACGGGCGGCTACGCCGTCGCCTTCTACGGCTTCGTCGCCGCGTACCTCGCACTGATCGCCCTCACCGTGGCCGTCTACATCGTCCCCCGCGCGTCGCTCGCGCACCGGCGGATCTAG
- the trmD gene encoding tRNA (guanosine(37)-N1)-methyltransferase TrmD, with translation MRVDIVTIFPTFFDVLDISLIGKARGSGLLDIRAHDLRDWTHDRHRTVDDTPYGGGAGMVMKPEPWGEALDALLTPEAVLIVPSPAGEVFTQPTARELSAEAHLVFACGRYEGIDQRVIDHYAQSHRVRLISLGDYVLNGGEVAAMAMVEAVSRLIPGVVGNPASLVEESHEDGLLEYPSYTKPAQWRGEDVPPVLLSGNHGAIAQWRRDRSLERTERVRPDLLPEAPGA, from the coding sequence ATGCGCGTCGACATCGTCACGATCTTCCCCACGTTCTTCGACGTGCTCGACATCTCGCTGATCGGCAAGGCGCGGGGCAGCGGTCTGCTCGACATCCGCGCCCACGATCTGCGCGACTGGACGCACGATCGGCACCGCACCGTCGACGACACGCCTTACGGCGGCGGTGCCGGCATGGTGATGAAGCCCGAGCCCTGGGGGGAGGCGCTCGATGCACTGCTGACCCCCGAGGCCGTGCTGATCGTGCCGTCGCCGGCGGGCGAGGTCTTCACTCAGCCCACCGCGCGTGAGCTGTCGGCCGAGGCGCACCTCGTCTTCGCCTGCGGCCGGTACGAGGGCATCGACCAGCGCGTCATCGACCACTACGCGCAGTCGCATCGCGTACGGCTGATCAGCCTCGGCGACTACGTGCTCAACGGCGGCGAGGTGGCGGCCATGGCGATGGTCGAGGCGGTGTCGCGCCTGATCCCGGGCGTGGTCGGCAACCCGGCCAGTCTCGTCGAGGAGTCGCACGAGGACGGGCTGCTCGAGTACCCGAGCTACACGAAGCCTGCGCAGTGGCGCGGTGAGGACGTGCCTCCGGTGCTGCTGAGCGGCAATCACGGCGCGATCGCGCAGTGGCGGCGCGATCGCAGCCTTGAGCGCACCGAGCGTGTGCGGCCCGACCTGCTTCCGGAAGCGCCGGGCGCCTAG
- the nirD gene encoding nitrite reductase small subunit NirD, translated as MTLIDEQVPSVTSPSWIRVCALDALETERGRAALVHGIQIALFLLADGRVHAVQNLDPYSGAHVISRGIVGTRQEAPTVASPMYKQVFDLRTGMCLDTQGKDPAALRVWPTAVSDGDVLVRWS; from the coding sequence ATGACCCTCATCGACGAGCAGGTGCCGTCCGTCACGTCGCCCAGCTGGATCCGGGTGTGCGCGCTGGACGCGCTGGAGACCGAGCGCGGGCGCGCGGCGCTGGTCCACGGCATCCAGATCGCCCTGTTCCTGCTCGCCGACGGGCGTGTGCACGCGGTGCAGAACCTCGACCCGTACAGCGGCGCCCACGTCATCTCCCGCGGCATCGTCGGCACGCGGCAGGAGGCGCCCACGGTCGCATCGCCCATGTACAAGCAGGTCTTCGACCTGCGCACCGGGATGTGCCTCGACACGCAGGGCAAAGACCCCGCCGCGCTGCGGGTGTGGCCGACGGCCGTCAGCGACGGCGACGTGCTCGTGCGCTGGTCCTAG
- the nirB gene encoding nitrite reductase large subunit NirB, whose product MDETTAQHAVVVGAGMVAHRFAESLLSRAGEQWRVTVIGEEDRDPYDRVALTSFFTAAHADELTLDAAVLADPRVRFVRGDAAARIDRKARRVTTVSGLSVAYDRLVLATGSLAAKLALDGFETPGCFVYRTLDDVEALRAFVQRRRAELGRPLTGTVVGGGLLGLEAAGALQELDVTSTVIQSADRLMSAQLDDAAGGVLRRLIEARGIGVRTETITTRIDPDRSGHVAGLEFRDGSYAHTDVVVFTVGVRPRDDLARAAGLNVHPRGGVRIDQACTTSDPRILAIGEVACFDDQCVGLVAPGYAMAEVAATGLLGGQASFPGYDLSTKLKLNGVDVASFGDAFATTPGALDVVYIDPVGGVYKKLVLSDDATTLLGGILVGDARAYGSLRPLVGSALGADPAAYLLPADGVAAPNGDLPDEALVCSCNSVSAGRIRSAVHDEGCADVASIKSCTKAGAACGSCVPMIKKLVGTELARSGATVSTAMCEHFALSRAQLFDAVRVSGLRTFSAVIERFGTGRGCDICKPALASILSTLVGGHVLEGENATLQDTNDHVMANMQKDGSYSVVPRIAGGEITPEGLVAIGQVARDFGLYTKITGGQRIDMFGARLEQLPDIWRRLVDAGFESGHAYGKSLRTVKSCVGSTWCRYGVQDSVGMAVQLELRYRGLRSPHKIKLGVSGCARECAEARGKDVGVIATEAGWNMYVGGNGGFTPRHAVLLAEGLSDDELLTAIDRFLMYYIFTADRLQRTAPWFEDLERGIEGLREVIFEDSLGICADLDAAMATHVDAYEDEWKATLDDPEKLRRFASFVNAPATPDPSLAYTAERGQPRPATVAERSAGGVLIAGTTLEVRR is encoded by the coding sequence GTGGACGAGACGACAGCGCAGCACGCCGTGGTGGTGGGTGCGGGCATGGTGGCCCACCGGTTCGCGGAGAGCCTGCTCAGCCGCGCCGGTGAACAATGGCGCGTCACCGTCATCGGCGAAGAGGACCGCGACCCCTACGACCGTGTCGCACTGACCTCGTTCTTCACCGCCGCGCATGCCGACGAGCTCACCCTCGACGCCGCTGTCCTCGCCGACCCGCGTGTCCGGTTCGTCCGCGGGGACGCGGCCGCGCGCATCGACCGGAAGGCACGGCGCGTGACGACCGTCTCCGGACTCAGCGTCGCGTACGACCGGCTCGTGCTGGCCACGGGGTCGCTCGCGGCCAAGCTGGCCCTCGACGGATTCGAGACCCCGGGGTGCTTCGTCTACCGGACGCTGGACGACGTCGAGGCTCTCCGCGCCTTCGTCCAGCGCCGTCGCGCCGAGCTTGGCCGCCCGCTCACCGGAACCGTGGTCGGCGGCGGGCTGCTCGGCCTGGAGGCTGCCGGGGCGCTGCAGGAGCTCGACGTCACCAGCACCGTCATCCAGTCCGCCGATCGGCTCATGTCGGCACAGCTCGACGACGCCGCCGGCGGTGTGCTGCGGCGCCTCATCGAGGCGCGCGGCATCGGCGTGCGCACCGAGACGATCACCACGCGGATCGACCCGGACCGCTCCGGCCACGTCGCCGGACTCGAGTTCCGCGACGGCTCGTACGCGCACACCGACGTGGTCGTGTTCACCGTGGGCGTTCGTCCGCGTGACGACCTCGCGCGGGCAGCGGGCCTCAACGTGCACCCCCGCGGCGGCGTCAGGATCGACCAGGCGTGCACGACGAGCGACCCCCGCATCCTCGCGATCGGCGAAGTCGCGTGCTTCGACGACCAGTGCGTCGGCCTGGTGGCCCCCGGGTACGCGATGGCCGAGGTCGCCGCGACCGGCCTGCTGGGCGGTCAGGCCTCCTTCCCGGGTTACGACCTCTCGACCAAGCTCAAGCTCAACGGGGTCGATGTCGCAAGCTTCGGCGACGCCTTCGCGACCACCCCGGGCGCCCTCGACGTCGTCTACATCGACCCGGTCGGCGGCGTCTACAAGAAGCTCGTCCTGTCTGACGACGCCACGACACTCCTGGGCGGCATCCTCGTCGGCGACGCGCGCGCCTACGGCTCGCTGCGCCCGCTCGTCGGCAGTGCGCTCGGCGCCGATCCGGCCGCATACCTGCTCCCGGCGGACGGCGTCGCCGCGCCCAACGGGGACCTCCCCGACGAGGCCCTGGTGTGCTCATGCAACAGCGTGAGCGCCGGCCGCATCCGAAGCGCCGTGCATGACGAGGGCTGCGCCGACGTGGCATCCATCAAGTCATGCACGAAGGCCGGGGCGGCCTGCGGGTCGTGCGTCCCGATGATCAAGAAGCTCGTCGGCACCGAGCTCGCCCGAAGCGGCGCGACGGTGAGCACCGCCATGTGCGAGCACTTCGCGCTGTCGCGGGCACAGCTGTTCGATGCCGTGCGCGTCTCGGGACTGCGCACCTTCAGCGCCGTCATCGAACGCTTCGGCACCGGCCGCGGCTGCGACATCTGCAAGCCCGCGCTGGCGAGCATCCTCTCGACCCTGGTCGGTGGGCACGTGCTCGAGGGTGAGAACGCGACCCTGCAGGACACCAACGACCACGTCATGGCGAACATGCAGAAGGACGGCAGCTACTCCGTGGTGCCCCGCATCGCCGGCGGCGAGATCACCCCCGAGGGCCTGGTCGCCATCGGGCAGGTGGCCCGGGACTTCGGCCTCTACACGAAGATCACCGGCGGTCAGCGCATCGACATGTTCGGCGCGCGCCTCGAGCAGCTGCCCGACATCTGGCGCCGGCTCGTGGATGCCGGATTCGAGTCCGGCCACGCGTACGGAAAGTCGCTGCGCACGGTGAAGTCCTGTGTCGGGTCGACCTGGTGCCGTTACGGCGTCCAGGACTCGGTCGGCATGGCCGTTCAGCTGGAGCTCCGCTACCGCGGCCTGCGGTCACCGCACAAGATCAAGCTCGGGGTCTCGGGCTGCGCTCGCGAATGCGCGGAGGCTCGCGGCAAGGACGTCGGCGTGATCGCGACCGAGGCGGGCTGGAACATGTACGTCGGCGGCAACGGCGGGTTCACGCCGCGACACGCGGTGCTGCTGGCCGAGGGGCTCAGCGACGACGAACTGCTCACCGCGATCGACCGGTTCCTGATGTACTACATCTTCACCGCCGACCGGCTGCAGCGCACCGCACCGTGGTTCGAGGATCTCGAACGGGGTATCGAGGGCCTCCGAGAGGTGATCTTCGAGGACAGCCTCGGCATCTGCGCGGATCTGGATGCCGCGATGGCCACGCACGTGGACGCCTACGAAGACGAGTGGAAGGCCACTCTGGACGACCCCGAGAAGCTGCGCCGGTTCGCGTCGTTCGTCAACGCGCCGGCCACCCCCGATCCCTCGCTCGCCTACACGGCCGAGCGCGGTCAGCCTCGCCCCGCGACCGTCGCGGAGCGATCGGCCGGCGGCGTCCTGATCGCCGGAACCACTCTGGAGGTGCGGCGATGA